One genomic segment of Arachis duranensis cultivar V14167 chromosome 4, aradu.V14167.gnm2.J7QH, whole genome shotgun sequence includes these proteins:
- the LOC107484590 gene encoding protein RETICULATA, chloroplastic, translating into MAGCSSNFGVAHAVSVRRESVLMKLVSQDSSLDRLSFRGVLKESAFPIICLNKCNRSLRKKKTFFIMSMSQLPPESQSDVTTIKVSEGGGESVMDNDHKFGDSLTNRDDNNRVVIDSSGGNGSFGGGGAGDGSGGGGGGSDDDGGNKEEDEFGPILKYEEVMRETQARGATLPSDMLEAAKTVGIRKVLLLRYLDMQGSFWPLGFAMKYWSALRNRMLADPSFLFKIGSEIVIDSCCATFAEVQKRGDDFWSEFELYVADLLVGLVVNIALVGMLAPYARIGKPSVSSGFLGRLQKAYASLPSSVFEAERPGCRFSVQQRLGTYFFKGIMYGAVGFGCGIIGQGIANMIMTAKRNIKKSEEHVPVPPLVKSAALWGVFLGLSSNTRYQIINGLERLVEASPVAKQVPAVAMTFTVGVRFANNVYGGMQFVDWARWSGVQ; encoded by the exons ATGGCAGGTTGTTCTTCGAATTTTGGGGTGGCACATGCGGTTAGTGTAAGGAGAGAATCCGTTTTGATGAAACTGGTAAGTCAAGATTCAAGTTTGGACAGGTTGAGTTTCAGGGGGGTTTTGAAAGAATCTGCATTTCCAATCATTTGTCTTAACAAGTGCAATAGATCTCTACGGAagaaaaaaacatttttcataatGAGTATGTCACAGTTGCCACCTGAATCACAATCCGATGTAACTACAATAAAGGTTTCGGAAGGGGGAGGCGAGAGTGTCATGGATAATGACCATAAATTTGGGGACTCTTTAACTAATAGAGATGATAATAACAGAGTTGTGATTGATAGTAGTGGTGGTAACGGGAGCTTTGGAGGTGGTGGAGCTGGAGATggaagtggtggtggtggtggcggtagtgatgatgatggaggtaacaaagaagaagatgagTTTGGGCCAATATTGAAATACGAGGAGGTAATGAGAGAGACACAGGCTCGTGGGGCTACCCTTCCTTCGGATATGTTGGAGGCTGCTAAGACTGTGGGAATCCGCAAGGTGCTTCTTCTTAGATATTTGGACATGCAG GGATCTTTCTGGCCTTTGGGATTTGCCATGAAATATTGGTCTGCACTTCGCAATCGAATGCTGGCTGATCCGtcgtttcttttcaaaattggcTCAGAG ATTGTCATTGATTCTTGTTGTGCCACTTTTGCCGAAGTTCAAAAGAGAGGTGACGACTTTTGGTCTGAATTTGAGTTGTATGTCGCGGATCTTTTGGTTGGTTTGGTTGTCAACATTGCCTTGGTAGGTATGTTGGCACCCTATGCCAGAATCGGGAAACCATCAGTATCTAGTGGATTCCTTGGAAGACTACAGAAAGCCTATGCCTCTTTGCCTAGCAG TGTATTTGAAGCTGAAAGGCCAGGATGTAGGTTTTCCGTACAACAAAGACTCGGAACATACTTCTTCAAG GGCATAATGTATGGAGCCGTTGGATTTGGATGTGGCATTATAGGCCAAGGCATTGCCAATATGATCATGACTGCAAAACG GAACATAAAGAAATCAGAGGAGCATGTACCTGTGCCACCTCTTGTGAAGAGTGCAGCTCTTTGGG GTGTCTTCCTCGGTTTGTCTTCTAACACCCGATACCAGATCATTAATGGACTAGAACGCTTGGTCGAAGCGTCACCGGTGGCGAAACAAGTCCCCGCAGTTGCCATGACTTTCACCGTTGGTGTGCGTTTCGCCAACAATGTGTATGGTGGTATGCAGTTTGTTGACTGGGCTAGGTGGAGTGGAGTGCAGTAA